GACGGATCTTGGTTTGTCGAAGGAGCTAAAGTTTGCCAGGGACCAACCACTCAAATGGTACACTGTTTCCATGGCCTGTCTTACAGATCCAGACTTATCAGACGAAAGGGTTGACCTCACAAAACCCATTTCTCTCATCTACATAATAGACGACATTTTCGATGTTTATGGAACGCTTGAGGAACTCACTCTCTTCACAGAAGCTGTCAACAAGTATGCATCTCTATCACAGGAATTAATTTTCCTCTTCTATCTCTTCCCCTATCAACCGTTACCGATTAATTATATGCTGCACACAGATGGGATTTTGCTGCTCTTGAGCAACTACCCGAGTACATGAAGATATGCTTCAAGGCTCTTCACGACATCACCAACGAAATTAGCTACAAGATTTATCAAAAGCATGGGTGGAACCCCATAGACTCTCTAAGAAAGAcggtatatatttttatatatatccccgctaattaattaaccaaatATTTCTTGTCTATATTTCATTCAAATTACCAACATCGCATCTACTTTGATCGTTGCAGTGGGCGATTTTGTTCAATGCCTTTCTAGTGGAGGCACAATGGTTTGCCACTGGGCGCTCACCGAAGTCAGAAGAGTATTTGACGAACGCAGTTGTTAGTTCAGGGGTTCATGTGGTACTagttcacattttttttcttttgggtcacCGTTTAAACAAAGAAACTGCAAAACTTGTTGATAACATGCCCGGCATTATATCTTCTCCGGGCACGATTCTTCGGCTTTGGGATGACTTGGGAAGTGCCATGGTAAGTAGGAATTAATTAAACATGAAGTTCACATGCATACGTACGGTCAATTAACTAAACGGTCACACAAAACTGTTATGGATTAAGTCAACCtagtttataaatatatttctttCACGCGTAACTTATTGATCGCATGCCAATTGTAATGGCAGGATGAGAGTCAAGATGGCCACGACGGATCGTACATAGACTACTACATGCAGGAAAACGAAGGCTGCTCTATCAAAGAGTCACGAGAGAAGGTTGTGAATATGATTTCAGACGCATGGAAGCATTTAAACAAAGAGTGCCTCTCTCCAAATCGATTTCCAACAACATTCACTGGGGCGTCTCTTAATCTTGCAAGATTGGTTCCATTGTTGTACAGTTATGACAACAACCATTGCCTTCCAAGCCTCGAGGAGCACATGAAATCCATGCTTTATGAAAGTGTCACTATGTAGagatataattaattaagcaccTTTGGAAAAATCGATACTTTGATTACTATGTTCACATGTACTGCTAGCAACTATCATGTAAAATTAATTACTCAATAAACTCTGGGTTCACAAGAAGCCTATATCTTCTCAATTGCAATCATggctttttgtgattttttgtaggATCAACAATATCCTTAATTAGTCATGGCTTTTTGTGAGCGGAACgtaaataaaattgtttgttaatgtgaaGAAATTGATTGTCAAACAGggttttttgaaataattcaaATTGTAACGATTTTGAAATAATTCGATCAATACATATTACTATACGTAGTTGAAATTTTGAGATCCTTTTTAATTGGAAATTAACATCAAGCATTAATTATGCTTGATTTTACATGGCAGTGTAAAACTGAAGGCTTCTTTCCTTAATTTTGGTTTTGCTTTACGAGGGGGCTTCTGTCATCAACGTGTTCCTCGGACAAGGACCTAATTCTCGACTTTTACCTCACTGAAGTAGGCCTTTCACGTGATCGATCAGGACCATGTTTAATATTGCGCCAATAATATTGACAATACTACGTCATCAAACAAGTACGAGAGAATATAAGCTGCACAAAATTGTGGAGAACGTACAGATCGAAGTCCACGAGAAAAAAGTTGTGATGAATAATTGTGGAGTGCATTATCGTAGTCAAAAGAAAAGATGCCCATTGGTCCGACACGAAAGTACGAACAAACCTTAACCAATGGAGAAAAAGTGAATGAAGCACAACCCACTTCCACTCAACTCCTTTGATATCGTTTGGAATCTATACATGTGAGTCACACACACAATATAAAAAGAGTcatatgaaaattaattttcaatcatATTTTTGTCAACGGTGTTGTGAAATTTTGTGTAGTCTACATTTTGCCAGGTTGACATTTTCTTTGCCCAGCTATAAATGCATTCACTTTCATTTTTGCTTTTCCTTAATTTACTGTTTCTTATCTAGTTTACTCCATTACAAACCAAGCTTTCCAAGCTTAGCTTGCTGAGGTCCCACTCTTTGAAGAAGGGAAagcgaagagagagagatagattgGGTGGATTTAAGGACAGAAAAGCAAATTAAAAGTGGGTAAAATGGTTTGTGCATGGGTTTTGTATATGTGTTTATACATGGAGGAGAGTGGGACCTCAGCTGGCTAGCTTGGAAAGCTTTGTTTGCAATGGAGGAAACTAGAGAGAGAAACAGTAAAGGAAAAGCTAAAATGAAAGTGAACGCATTTATAGCTGGGTAAAGAAAATGCCAACTTGGCAAAATGTAGACCACACAAAATTTTACAGCACCATGCAGTG
This DNA window, taken from Alnus glutinosa chromosome 5, dhAlnGlut1.1, whole genome shotgun sequence, encodes the following:
- the LOC133869323 gene encoding (3S,6E)-nerolidol synthase 1-like isoform X1 is translated as MALSTKAFFASSIPPIAPKRIPQTPSSNPFSLTSLPSAHKDWSNNISQDNTILWPTPLERHMCGIKRDTDGSSVRHAQKIEECGHVIRNVGKDPLQSLNMINAAQRLGIDYYFQEEIEAILRGHYVIYVAHGDCGHQLHEVALRFRLLRQQGYYVPADVFNNFKDKEGKFNKELAEDINGLMALYEASQLSIEGEDILDEAANFSELLLNARVRHLDDDNQVSAVGRTLRHPYHKSLSRFMVKNFLGNFEETNGWLKDLQQLAKMDFNMVQSMHQKEIVQVSKWWTDLGLSKELKFARDQPLKWYTVSMACLTDPDLSDERVDLTKPISLIYIIDDIFDVYGTLEELTLFTEAVNKWDFAALEQLPEYMKICFKALHDITNEISYKIYQKHGWNPIDSLRKTWAILFNAFLVEAQWFATGRSPKSEEYLTNAVVSSGVHVVLVHIFFLLGHRLNKETAKLVDNMPGIISSPGTILRLWDDLGSAMDESQDGHDGSYIDYYMQENEGCSIKESREKVVNMISDAWKHLNKECLSPNRFPTTFTGASLNLARLVPLLYSYDNNHCLPSLEEHMKSMLYESVTM
- the LOC133869323 gene encoding (3S,6E)-nerolidol synthase 1-like isoform X2 — translated: MALSTKAFFASSIPPIAPKRIPQTPSSNPFSLTSLPSAHKDWSNNISQDNTILWPTPLERHMCGIKRDTDGSSVRHAQKIEECGHVIRNVGKDPLQSLNMINAAQRLGIDYYFQEEIEAILRGHYVIYVAHGDCGHQLHEVALRFRLLRQQGYYVPADVFNNFKDKEGKFNKELAEDINGLMALYEASQLSIEGEDILDEAANFSELLLNARVRHLDDDNQVSAVGRTLRHPYHKSLSRWWTDLGLSKELKFARDQPLKWYTVSMACLTDPDLSDERVDLTKPISLIYIIDDIFDVYGTLEELTLFTEAVNKWDFAALEQLPEYMKICFKALHDITNEISYKIYQKHGWNPIDSLRKTWAILFNAFLVEAQWFATGRSPKSEEYLTNAVVSSGVHVVLVHIFFLLGHRLNKETAKLVDNMPGIISSPGTILRLWDDLGSAMDESQDGHDGSYIDYYMQENEGCSIKESREKVVNMISDAWKHLNKECLSPNRFPTTFTGASLNLARLVPLLYSYDNNHCLPSLEEHMKSMLYESVTM